The Brassica napus cultivar Da-Ae chromosome C7, Da-Ae, whole genome shotgun sequence genome has a segment encoding these proteins:
- the LOC106435467 gene encoding LOW QUALITY PROTEIN: UDP-glycosyltransferase 85A1 (The sequence of the model RefSeq protein was modified relative to this genomic sequence to represent the inferred CDS: inserted 1 base in 1 codon), with translation MESHAIDSRQKPHVAFVPYPAQGHINPMLKLAKLLHAKGIQVTFVNTVYNHNRLLRSRGPNALDGLPSFRFETIPDGLPETDVEATQDITALCESTMKNCLAPFEELLWRINARDDVPPVSCIISDDCMSFTLDAAEKLCIPHVLFWSXSACGLMAYLHFYHFIEKGLCPVKDESFLTKEYLDTAIDWIPSMKNLKLKDVPSFIRTTDRDDIMLKFTLHEVERAKRTSAIILNTFDDLEHDVIRSIQPIFSPVYSIGPLHLLANRVIEDSGEVGRMGSNLWKEEIECLAWLDTKAPDSVVYVNFGSITVTSAKQLAEFALGLAGSGKEFLWVIRPDLVAGEAAVVPPEFLVETRDRGMMASWCPQEKVLSHPAVGGFLTHCGWNSMLESLCGGVPMICWPFFAEQPTNCKFCCDEWGVGMEISENVKREEIETVVKELMDGENGRKMREKAREWRRLAEKATENKYGSSVINFETVVSKVVLRQRSED, from the exons ATGGAATCTCATGCCATTGATAGCAGACAAAAACCACATGTAGCTTTCGTGCCTTACCCGGCCCAAGGCCACATCAATCCCATGCTAAAACTGGCTAAACTTCTCCACGCCAAAGGCATCCAAGTCACCTTCGTCAACACCGTCTACAACCACAATCGACTCCTTCGGTCCCGTGGACCCAACGCTCTTGATGGACTTCCTTCCTTCCGGTTCGAGACCATCCCTGACGGTCTACCGGAGACGGACGTGGAGGCCACGCAGGACATCACTGCCCTTTGCGAGTCCACCATGAAGAACTGTCTAGCTCCGTTCGAGGAGCTTCTCTGGCGGATTAACGCTAGAGATGATGTCCCTCCAGTGAGTTGTATAATATCTGATGATTGTATGAGTTTCACTCTTGATGCTGCAGAGAAGCTTTGCATCCCGCATGTTCTTTTTTGGA ACAGTGCATGTGGCCTCATGGCTTATCTACACTTTTATCACTTCATCGAAAAGGGTTTATGTCCAGTAAAAG ATGAGAGTTTTTTGACGAAGGAATACTTGGACACCGCTATAGATTGGATACCTTCGATGAAGAATCTAAAACTAAAAGATGTTCCGAGCTTCATCCGTACCACTGATCGTGATGATATTATGCTTAAGTTTACCCTCCACGAGGTCGAGCGAGCCAAACGCACTTCTGCTATCATTCTCAACACCTTTGATGACCTAGAGCATGATGTTATCCGGTCTATACAACCCATTTTTTCTCCGGTTTATTCTATTGGACCGCTTCATCTTTTAGCTAACCGGGTGATTGAAGATAGTGGTGAGGTAGGAAGGATGGGGTCGAATTTATGGAAAGAGGAGATAGAATGTTTGGCCTGGCTTGATACTAAGGCTCCAGACAGCGTAGTATATGTTAACTTCGGGAGCATAACTGTCACAAGCGCGAAGCAGCTTGCTGAGTTTGCTTTGGGTTTGGCAGGAAGTGGAAAGGAGTTTTTATGGGTGATCCGACCAGATTTAGTGGCTGGAGAGGCTGCGGTGGTTCCACCGGAGTTTTTAGTGGAGACAAGGGACCGTGGCATGATGGCCAGTTGGTGTCCTCAAGAGAAGGTACTTTCCCACCCAGCAGTGGGAGGTTTCTTAACGCATTGCGGGTGGAACTCAATGTTAGAGAGTCTATGTGGCGGTGTACCGATGATATGTTGGCCCTTTTTTGCTGAACAGCCAACGAATTGTAAATTTTGTTGTGATGAGTGGGGAGTAGGGATGGAGATCAGCGAAAATGTAAAGAGGGAGGAGATTGAGACGGTGGTAAAAGAGCTGATGGATGGAGAAAATGGAAGGAAAATGAGAGAGAAGGCCAGGGAATGGCGGCGATTAGCCGAGAAAGCGACAGAAAATAAGTATGGTTCCTCGGTTATAAACTTTGAGACGGTGGTTAGCAAGGTTGTTTTGAGACAGAGATCAGAGGATTAA